One stretch of Spirochaetota bacterium DNA includes these proteins:
- the rpmB gene encoding 50S ribosomal protein L28: MSRVCDICGKRRITGCNDPKSHKRTLREFLPNLHSIKVEINGEIKKIKICSKCLKANKVKKVL; the protein is encoded by the coding sequence ATGTCAAGAGTATGTGATATTTGTGGAAAAAGAAGAATAACAGGATGTAATGATCCAAAGTCTCATAAGAGAACTTTAAGAGAATTTTTACCTAATCTTCATTCTATTAAAGTTGAAATTAATGGAGAAATAAAAAAAATAAAGATTTGTTCAAAATGTTTAAAAGCGAATAAAGTAAAAAA